In Haloarchaeobius salinus, the sequence AGGTCGAGTTTCCCCTGCGCAGCCCAGATATACTCCAAGGGGAATTGAGAGTCGAATCGAGCGCGGACTGGATACCAGCCATCTTCATCCTGCACCGATTGGAACGTGAACCCCTCGTCAGTTTCCTTAAATGGCAGGCGGAAATTGAAGAAGTTCGGTTTGAACGTATTGTATAGGTCGATATCGGGCTTATCTTCGCGCTCAATCTTCCATTCCCATCTGGTGAATCCACCGTCACATCCACACGTGCAGTTGTGGAAGTACGCTCCCTCAAGAACTGGTAGCAGCCCTGTGGACGTGAATTTTAACTCGTATCGCTCTCGCAGTTCGTCCTGTAGGATGCCGACCATAGGCTGGTCTATGGCTTGCCTGAGGCCGAGGAGATCACGAACCGCGCCGAGACTTTCTGAATCCCACCGCTGCATATGCCGTTTAATCCCCTCCACAAGCCAGTCACGCTCACTTCGCGTGTAGAAATAGAGGTGAATCGGGACTTCGTCTCGCCCATCGGCAACCGTTTGAATTGCCTTGAACAACTTGCGGAACGAGGTTTTCAGTAACTTACGCTCTACACGAAGTTTCTCCTCATCATCATCCGGAAGTGACTCTGACAGTTCGGAGAAGGTCTCAGGGTCGCCGTCGTAGTTCGTCCGCGTGACACGGCCCGCTACAAGTCCAACCGCATCACGCATGTAGTCCTGCCTAACATACAGGTAGACCCGAACCATCTCCCCCGGCTCGTACTCGATATCCCCCTTATCGTACTGGCTCTGAGTCGGTTGGTCCTTCGGTAGCGTACCATCTCCTGCTCCTTGCAGCGTCCGAAGATAGGATTTCGACTCGGTAAGTGGGTGGTCCTCGTAGAGTTCCCCAAGTACGCCCTGGGCGTTTTGAACCATATCGTCAAGTCCATCACCGATAATCGGCTCATTCATCAGATCCTGCACTTTTGCCTCACGAAGTGAGTCCAACTCTCGGTACTCCCATGGTTTCGGGTTTTGAGGTGCGCGTTTCAACGACGCGAGTTCGTCAACGGTTTCAATGCTATGCTCTTCGAGGACTCGCTGTTCGCCCTCTGTAAGGCCTAACAAGGCGAGATCAAGGTCTCCAACCGCTTGCTTGAAACAATCCTCGTTATACAGGCAATAGTTACATTTGCCCGATAATCGATAGCGGACATCGTCAGCGTCAGCTAATTCATCCATTCGCCCACCCTCCCTCAACAGGCGATTGACGTCACCCTCAACTACCCCCAGATCGTTGATGCTAGGGAATGTGCTTGGATTAGTTGCGTCGAGGGCATCCGAATCGCGGTGAACGATCCCGGCTTCGACGTTCGCATCGAAGCCACTAATAGAGAGATAGTCACGCAGCATCAACGAGTAGACTGCGGCCTGAACCTCGTGGTGTGGCTGGGTGTCTTTCGAACTCTTAATCTCCACTACATGGGCGTGTAGCCCGTCGCCTTCGGGCCAGAAGGCAATGAGATCGGAGTTCCCTGTAACGGGCCAAGCACCGATACGGCGGCGGAGTGGTGCTTGGTATACGAGAACCATCCCGTCTTCTTCAAGTGCAGTCGTGGCAGCCTGATCGATCTTCTCACGGATTGTATTCAAGGAATCAGAGAAGTCATCGGGGAGATCCCATTCGCCCTTCTTTTCGGCGTCGATGAATGCGACAGCATTCGACTTGAGTTGTGAGAGGATTTCCTGTTCGAACCGCTCGCCGTGTTCCGATAGGAGGACGCTCAATTCCTCCTCCTTCCCCTCGACTGGCCCCATACTCTTTACAAGATAATTAGCGCACTCCTCGAAACCGATATAGAGACTAATGCTTGACGCGGTTATCGGATTCCGGGAACGATCAATCACGGATTTCGTTTCAAATGATTACGACTTAAACCCTCGCTGTAACCTGAACGTGGTCCGTAACTACACTCTCCTAAATGACTGCTATCATTTCCTTGATTCTCACCTTTCGGATATCGCTTGAAAAGACGCAGATACGGACTAATTAGCTGATGCAGAACGATCATCGGGGTCAGGTCACTGGAGGAGATCTGAACCTTCGTAGATCAAGGGGCGGCTATCCAATAGTGAGTTCTTTTAGAATGCAGTTGATCTAGCCTATACAAATGAGAAAATTCGTCCACTATTCTACTGTGTTTACCAGGAAGCCTGTCTAGAGATCATCCAGATATTCCCTTCGTTGCTCCATCTTTTCACGTTCAGTACGTCGGTCGTAGTGCTGCTCGATCACGCGTTGACTTACATTTGCACGGTCGCTGACGACCTTGTCCGGCATATCGCTGTTCAGGCTGTGGGTTATGCTTCCTCGACGAATGGCGTGGGGGCTCACGCTCGACGGGCAACGGTAGGCAGTATCCCGCTCTACTGCCGAACACTCACCGAGGCCGCGGTCGTGCGGACACTCGGTGCTATAGACACATGGACGTGTCCAGCGGTACACGTAGGCGCGCAACGTTGTCTTGTTCGTCCGTCCTTCCCGCGAGGCCAGCAATGGCTCTCGACCGTACTCGTCAGTTACCGACGGTCGTTTGGCGTCTAACCAGTCATCGAGGAGGTCACAGACTTGGTCTGAGAGTGCGACCATCCGTTCACCTTCTCCCTGGTTTTTGATCGGGGTGCCTGTATCTGGTCGATGACGGACCTTGATGCACTGCTCGTCTGAGTCATAGTCGTCAACGTCTAGTGCGTGAACACCACCGACGCGCATCATCGTGTGCCACATCAGGGCAATCGAGACGTGCTGGATGCTCGCGTATTCGTACTTCTCCAGATGCGCGAGCACCTTCGAAGCACTGTCACTGTCCAACATTACGTCCCGAGAGTTCTCATCAGGAGTGATCGCTGGAGACAGCACCTTCTGACTCAGGTCCTGTTCTACGCCGTCGATAGACTCTAGCCACCGGATGAACACGCGAAGGGTATCCATCTGGGTCTTCTCACTGACTTTGTTCAGGTCGCCATCCTCGCGCCGCCAGAGCCGGTACTTGTGCAGCTGGCGGCCGCTAAGGGTGTTGAGGTTCTGTATCTCTTCTACCTCGTCACACCAGCGGACGAAGTGACCGAGTCGGTACTTGTGGCCCTTCAGCGAGGCCTCCGATAATTCGTTTCCTCTGTCAGCAAGGTACAGTTCGAGCGCGGTTTCTGCGTCGATTGGTTCGAGACTCATGGTTGGTCTTCTCCGGTCAAGCGAACCCCATGAGTCCCGGCTACTGCACGTTCCGAACCAACGGCTACAACGCTCGAAATAGCCAAAAGGAAGGGTTGTCACGCCGCGTGACCAAGGCCTGCAGCGCCCATAGATTTGAGCGGCGATAATCGCCCGACAGCGCGGCGATTATCGGTCGAGTGGGTACATTTTTGCTTTCGTTCGATCATCGATTGAGTGGTGCTCTCCACGGGAGTTCGCGTACAACCAAACTGGTCGGGAGGGAGAAAATCAATCGCTGATTGACGGGATCCCTCTTTCCGAGTAGTGGCGTTTCTGGCTCTGTTGAAACCTCGGCTACAGGCCCGGTGTGCCTCGGTAAGT encodes:
- a CDS encoding tyrosine-type recombinase/integrase, with translation MSLEPIDAETALELYLADRGNELSEASLKGHKYRLGHFVRWCDEVEEIQNLNTLSGRQLHKYRLWRREDGDLNKVSEKTQMDTLRVFIRWLESIDGVEQDLSQKVLSPAITPDENSRDVMLDSDSASKVLAHLEKYEYASIQHVSIALMWHTMMRVGGVHALDVDDYDSDEQCIKVRHRPDTGTPIKNQGEGERMVALSDQVCDLLDDWLDAKRPSVTDEYGREPLLASREGRTNKTTLRAYVYRWTRPCVYSTECPHDRGLGECSAVERDTAYRCPSSVSPHAIRRGSITHSLNSDMPDKVVSDRANVSQRVIEQHYDRRTEREKMEQRREYLDDL